The sequence below is a genomic window from Mobula hypostoma chromosome X1, sMobHyp1.1, whole genome shotgun sequence.
ctcggagatcagcaagccctggcttgtcaccctcacttgctacattccacctctgtctcaacgatctaagctctttcctcaacctactaatctccttctggcgcctgcttggttgctgtgtaggctttgctttcttcaactcaaccaaaccaaacctgtactttccaacatcgtaaatcatatcgtccatcacttccaactttctctttgatgttcccctgagagtgttctccaacatcatattgatatcctcatcaaatacacaccaagccttctcattgctggccacttgaccttcctcttcttctctacctcctcaccaccgccatcatgcgaagaatctacctgggtactgtggtctgaaacctgacctggattatctctcgtctgacctggagtatgatgacactctccagagcgaatcgctgtggcttgtgaatcagtggttgaaaaggcCACGtcacctgtatataactcccataagggtctttttacccttgcagtttcttagctctattcacaaacattcaacaccttccaaaccTATGTCACCTcagtttgcaatgaccaattggACCTACCaggtatgtccttggactgtgggaggaagctggtgtacctgggggaaaacccatgcattccacagagcgaacgtacagactccttgcagatggtgctggaattgaactctgagctcaaGTATGAGCTGTCATAGTGTCGCGCTCACCACTACTGTACCATGGCGCccataataaggtgcatttgcaACACAGGTTAAAATGTAAACACTGTAACACTACTAGCTCTTGTGTGAGGAGACCTGGGTGGTTTTATGGCCTGGGGGAATAAACTGTTTCCCATCTTAACAGTTTTTGTCCTACCTCATGGCAGTGGTTCAGAGGGATTATTAGATGGATGAGAggaggatcattgacaatgctaagggtcctGTATATGCATCGCTCTGGATAAATATCTCTGGgtagaagagagaccccaatgatcttctcagcagttCTTGCAATCTTTTGTAGGAACTTGTGGGTAGGTGCCTTGcgattcccataccagacagtagcCAGGACACTTGATAGTGCTCCATTTGAGGGGGAGAAAAGTTAGAATTAAGCCTCGCTTGTCCCAATTTCCTTGTGAAGTGgaaatgctgctgtgctttcttgaccagagaggtggtgttgagggaccaggtgagatagtCCATTATATGCACTTCCAGAAATTTGGAGCTCCTAACCTTCCCCACGGAGAAGCTGTTAATGTGTAgtgagtggtcagcctgcacatacctaaagtccacaatcatctctttaatcttgtccacattAAAACTCTATTGTTGTgtttgcaccattctaccagctgctCTATCTCCTCTCTGTACGGCGTCTTGTCGTTGAGGCCAGCTGTGCTATAGGTGAACTTGATGATTTGATTTAAACTGGATCTAGCAATACAGTTATGCATCAGGAGAGTGAGCAGAAGCAAGCTGAACACGCAGCCCTAGGGTTGGGTGCGGTGGGGAGCACCATGCTCAGCGTAATGGATCTAGAGATATTTCTGCCAACAGGGACTGACTGTgacctttctgtcaagaagtccaagatccagataCAGAGAGAGGTGCTGAGAcccagtttacccaccagcttctgaggagTGATCGTATTAAATGCCAAACTGAAGTTGATAAACAGCGTCCTGGTGTATGAGGCACCACTTTCCAGGTGAGACGGGACGCAGTGGAGTGCAGAAGCTATGGCATCATCGCTGGACTGATTTGAGTGATATGCaaattggaaagggtccaatgtaacaGAAAGATAGGAATTAATGTGATCCATAGCCAGCTACTCAAAGCACTTTGGTTTGGTTAAATGTTATTCATGGAAATTTAAGAGCCATGCAGACTCATTTTTTAAATTGATGCCTCTAAACTGATAATATTATTGCTGATCTGAGAGAGCTTGGATAACCTTCTGTTTCTTTATAGTTTCAAATGACTGGGAAGCTTATATTATCCAAAGATCAACTTGTCAGAGTTGATCAACTATATTTCCTGTAATGGGCTAGGTAATAgaacagttgatttttttttttaaatttcaattgGTGTCCTGTTTGCCCCATAGATAAGGTAAGCTGTATTGTAAGAAAAAAGCTAATGTGCATATCAAGTTTTTTGTATCTTCCGTTATTAATACCATATTGGTTCATGTTTGAAAAATACCATTCAGTCCATTTTTGAAGAGTGGAAAATTGAGCTCTATATTTCAGTAGCTCACACTCAGAATAAAAGTTGTTTGTGCAATATTTGGATATTGTTGTTTACCTAGATACAAGACATGAAGAAAGAAATGAAGTCCACATAGTAATGGCCAATGATAATGAACCTGAGGAAAAACTAAAAACTGATGATcctatttcaaaaaaaaaattcttttaaaaCTTATAGATGAGCTAGACACATAGATAAGTTTTATGTAAAAAGAAATGAGTTTGGGAAATGTGCTGTTTTTGAGAATTGAGTGGCTGTATTAATACAGAAGCAGTTAGTATCAATCTATGCATTGGAATGTGTCTATTTAATTTTGGGTTTACACATTAGAGTTGAAGTTTGCTGTAGTACATCTTCTGCACCTGTGGCAACAGATGAATTCTGGAAACACTAAAATGATTGCTTACATCTTTTTTAATGCCATTTGAGTTCAACAATGCTAGTCAGTTGTTTTGCTGTATGTAGGATAGTATGTATTTGAGAACTGATTCATGACTTCCAATATATAGGAAGGAAATCAGTATTAATAATCAAGACCCACAATCTCCTTCCTAAATTTCAAAATTTTGACAGATGGTCATattagggcagcacagtagcgtggtagttagcacaatgcttttatAGTGCAAgcggcctgtaaggagtttgtacattctccctgtgattatgTAGGTtctctcacacagtccaaagacctactggtttggtaggttaattagtcattgtaaattgtcccctgattaggccagaattaaatcaggggactgctggttgtcatggcttgaagggcctattctgtgctgtatttccaaTCAATCAATTAAATCTAAATGGAACAGTTGAACTGAAATTGATGCTTGTGATGTCTGCAGTGATATGCATTCCAACAGGTGGTTTGACAACCAAAAGACTCGATAGCAGAGTTCAAATGTTCTGCTATTTTCAGTATCAAAATTAATTAGTCAGGCAAATTATTTTAGAATCTTTAACAAAGTAAGTGTTCCTTAGAAAATTCATAGTTCAATTGTTAATGAAGCCCTGATGCAAAAATGTACCTCGAGTTATTGGGATAAGTGAGAAAAATCTTGGATGTACATTTTAGGGATTGTCTTACTGGGATGAAAAATGCATGGGGTTCATGCAGGGAATTGCAACATGTTAGCCTATGCGTCTAATAAAGGTAAGGTGATGAGTAGTGGGCACTGGAAATTGGAGACTTGCAGGAGACCACAATTAATTACATGACTAATAAAACCAGGAAAGGGTATTTACTTTTGTGGATCCCACCCTCCAAAGTCTCCATTAattgctaatttttttttatcaactgTACTAAATGTTCTAATATACAGTCAATATTTGTATTTTAACAGATTTTAGGTATTATATGTTAAGCATAATGTTACTGatgtatatggaaaaataaaaactatttcaaagctctgaataggatactttatttgtaatatatattattgTCTTCCAACCGACAACAAAAAAACACTTAACGTTATTACTTTGGGTATTTCGTGAGATCCTGCGACTGATGCAAACTCATGAGCTTTTGAATATCTGGTTGCAACTTGGTTAAAGATAATCAAAGATCACCTGTTTTCACAACATCAAGATGGCAGTCTTTTGATGGCAGGTGAAGAGCTTGACTAAACTCACATTCGACTTGATaagaatccaattaaaaacaactTCGCTTTCTCCCAGAGCTGTGGAAACCTATTTTGAATATCACTAGTTGTTCAGAAATTTTCCTTGCTGCATTTGAAGTTTGCTTGAGCTGTTCTATCACTCTGCACAGAGGTCAATCAGACATTCTTTCAATGTGGTGTCAACATCATTCACATTCACTCCAAATGAATCCACCACCCAATCTAGATTTAATTTTGTAAGCAAATATTTTTAAACGCTATTATATATGCAAATTCTGTGGTTCCAAAATTAAATTACATTTGTTTATGCCTGCTACAAAATCTGGCAAGGCCCCCGGGGGCCCATGTTGAGAACCACTGGCCTAGGCCACTCTTGCCACGTTTCCCAAACCTAAGACCCTGAACACCAAAGACAGCGGCAGCCAAAACAAAGTAAAATCATAGCTCGGTGACATCCCTTAAAGTTGCACATTATTTTTGCTTGGAAGTAGATCATCTATTCCTTCATCTCAATTCTGGAATTCTTTATCAAACAACATTATAAGAGTGTCTTCATCATAAATAACAATTGAAACAGTTCAAGAAGATAGCACTTCACTATCTTCTGTCGGGCATGGGCAGCTGATGATGAACAATAATTGCTGGCCTTGCCAGTGATACTCACATCTtgcaaaataaatgttaaaaagCAGTGTAGCCAATTGCCTGCTGTTCAATGTCTTCCGCTTTCTCATGTAAATGCTTAAATCCTAATGTCTTCTGCTTTCTCATGTAAATGCTTAAATCCTAATCTCTTTACTTCAGTATTAAGATTATTATCAATTTGGTATTCTGCTGCAGTTTCCACTACTTTTGTCCTATTTGTAGAATAAAGAATGGTTCTGTacagtagttcagtgtagttagTGGCCCAAGCGATAGAATGGGGGCGAATTGTGCCTTCCTAGAGCTATTGATTATGCATTTACAGTTCATAAATCAGTTCTTTAAACTTTTATTCTGCTTTTTTAGTAATCCTAACACTAGGAAGAAAATTGGAGCCCAAAATAAAATCAGACTTCACATCTGTAGGCTCTAATGTCCTTGGGACATGACAAAATGTTTTGCAGCAATTCAGGGATTCTTAATGGGTGGACAATGTAAAGAAAAATGTAATAGATGTTTATACATAATCAGTCACCACAAAAAGCAGTATGGTaattctcaaacacgaggaaatctgcagttgctggaatctggtcctgacgaagggccttggcccgaaacgtcgactgtacctcttcctatagatgctgcctggcctgctgcgttcaccagcaatttttatgagtATGGTAATTCTGTTTTGGTCTGAGATTGGGATCATTTTCTTTCAAGTGGTAAGGCTGTATAATAGTGTTGATTTGTACTTGAGAGGCAATGGTACCATTGATTTAATGTCATCATCTCTAATTCAGAACTCCTTTTACTCAGTAGTAGACTACCAATCATGATTGTGTCAAATCTATAGAGTGGGATGAGAAATGCACAACCTAACAATAAGGTTAATGAGCACTTGCAATTGAGTCACAATCGATATAAGTGGGAGTAGCTGGAAATCTGTGTGAGACTCCAGTCAGCAGGTTGCTGACTTGGTCACAACAATTAGCAGTTTAGCTTCAATAAGTTGTAGTTTCGAGTTACATTTTTTGGTATCTATTTTTGTGATCAAGGTTCCTGATTCTTATCCATTTCAAGAGCTATAATGTCTATTAAAAAAGAACACACCACTTGCaggtaacacgaggaaatctgcagatgctggaatttcaagcaacacacataaaagttgctggtgaacgcagcaggccaggcagcgtctctaggaagaggtacaatcaacgttttgggccgagacccttcgtcaggactaactgaaagaagagctagtaagagattgaaCACTGCAATAATTTCCTTGGCAAACTTAAACTGCAATTGGTTCTGTATCATTTTCTTTAAAGGACCTTGCTTAAGTAAATGTTTTGTCATTAAAGGTTAATGTAATCTGGAATGCCATTTTTCTTAATACCTGTTTGCCCTATTCAATGTGATCCAACACTTGAGGATTTGTAAGTTTTGCTGCTATCCATTGTCATTACTGTCTTCCTTTGATGTGATCTACAAGGTATGGGGCCTGATTTTGTCGAAACAGAATATGTAAAGACACTTTCCCACGACGCACCCCCACATAGAGGTGAAACTTTCTTCTGAGTATTTTTTCTGTAGTTagatgtatttattttattgtgcTAAAATTAAGGGCTTAAAATTGGCATCGGGAATtggatatatattttttgttaatgatgtttgcgtttaaaaaaaaataatgccCACCCtcaccttctccttctccctcatcAGACATGTATATACCGAAATCATCCAAAAGTTCATGCAGCTTTTCATGAAGTGAATAACGGTTAATCTCTGCAATACTATTGGTTTCTGTGTCATACACTTGAGAAAGTGTCAATGTTAATTTTGAGTTCCTAGCCTTCCAATTTTACAGGCTTCAGTGGTGCAAGATGAACATATTTGGTTTTTATCCTTCTAAAACAAATTATTGCATTTGTTATTAATGTATTGAAGGAACTTccatttgatttattattgtagTAGAATAATTAACTTCATTGCATTAAACTGAAAGCATTTAGTATGATGGCATTGTGCCCATTAATTTGGAGATGCTGTATgcttttgaaactaatggcattgacTTGTACAAGAAGTATTAAAAGAAACTGGTTTACTGCAAGCCAGCAACCCCGATATGATAATTAGAGATGGAGCTATAGATATAGTATTTGAAGAAACATGCTGTATCTTAAAGTCATTATTTGGTTgtaagcgcaaacacgaggaattctgcagatgctggaaattcaagcaacacacatcaaagttgctggtgaacgcagcaggccaggcagcatctctaggaagaggtacagttgacgtttcgggccgagacccttcgtcaggagtaactgaaggaagagctagtaagagatttctcttactagctcttccttcagtcagtcttgacgaagagtctcggcccgaaacgtcgactgtacctcttcctagagatgctgcccggcctgctgcgttcaccagcaaatttgatgtgtgttacttggttGTAAGCTGGGTTTTTTCACATTCTTGTATTTATTGTCAAAATTCCAATTGTAATAATTTTACTGATTTTTCAGGTAACAAGAATTTTGTTTCTTCTTATTGCAGCTAAAGATTGAATATATTTCTATCTTCCCTTTGGGTACCCTCTACAGGAGAATATCAGTTTTCGTTATACATGTTTGATGGACAAACAGAGCAGCACATGTTTGAGCCTCATCTCTGTGATGACAACATTAATATAAAACAGAAACAGTCATTTATTTCTAACAAAATAGCGCTGACTGCTTTCAGCTGGTTCTTTATATTATCTTCACACAGATCAAGTGGTTGCAGCAGTTTGAACTTATTACTGTGATCTTAACGTCGGCAGCTTTCAGGCAGATCCTATGCTTTATTTGTACATCTAGACTTAATGTGAATGCATGTGATAAACAGGAGGTGGTAACTTTAGTTAGGGACCTTCAAATGAATAATGTTGTCAGCTCTTGCAAGAATCTGATTGACAGCTCTCCATTTGTTGCTGGAATGGCCCAGGAGGGCTCCCAGATCCCCCCTCAAATTTATAGCAATGCTGACAGAGAACTTGATCTGTCAACCAAGATTTGCCCTGGAGAAGGGAATAAACCCTATCTGGTGAAAGCTGAGAATACAATGGCAAAACGGTATTTGAAAACAAGAGAACAAACATTTTATGAAGATGGTAAAGGAATTACTGGAATGGGAGGAGATGCAAATGACTCTGACTCAGATGATCAAGGCTCTTATAACCAGGAGCAAATCATTGTTGAACTGAACCTTAATAATCAGACTTTACATGTGTCCAAAGGGACAGAAGGTGTAGCTTCACATTCTgaaaaatcagccatggttgattCAAGTGATGCAGAAAATGAAGGGGGtgatgatgatgaggatgatGTTGACGTAGAAGATGGTGGACatgatgaagaagtagaagataTCAAACAAGGCAAACCTAAGGAAATAACCAGATTGAAAGCAATAAAAACAACTTTTTTAAGAGAAAGTACAAAGATTCAGCTGCCtgaacagagaaagaaaaaaaataaggttTCTGGACCTCCAACACAGAAAGAAAAGCAGATTGAAGAAAAGCAGAATCTCACCTGTGAAAAATGTCCCAGAGTCTTCAATAATCGTTGGTATCTTGAAAAACACATGACTGTGACTCACAGTCGAATGCAGATATGTGATAAGTGTGGAAAAAAATTTGTGTTGGAAAGTGAACTTGTTCTTCACCAGCAAACTGAGTGTGAAAAGAATATTCAGGTAGGCTACAGCTTTTGTAATGTTAATAAATTATAAAGTTTTCATATTTTGAAGCTAGTGGAGCATCAGAAGTTGTAAAAAAGATATTTCTTTCAGGATTTGCTTCTTTGAAGGATATACATCATGTTTTCAAGCTTTACAGGTTTTATCCCAGGCAGAGTTAACTTCGACTGAAGTGAAATGACTCGCTGATAATCCAACAGTGCTGTAGTATTAATTGAGTTGGGTGTTCATGGATAGATCAATGGGTTATTAACCTTTCCCATCAACTACATGCAGGTGGAATCAGACCTAGTTGTTACCAACATTATCTCCATTGTTGAAATGACATCTCTATGGAGTAGAGGATGCACTTGATTCCTTCCTCTGTTGCAGTAGTTTTAACATGCCCTTATACAGATCTCAAAACACAATAAGTAACTAATCCTAaaatataaatttattttcatataCTACTTGAAATAAAAATGACTTGAAGAGATCATCACCCAAGAATAGCTTTGTGGAACTGAAGTAATAACTTAGTGATAACACGTTAATGAACAGCAAGAATAAATGGATTGTTTGCAGGTTGGCAATTTGAAAATGTTTGAGTGTAGCTGTAGAGGTGAAACAAGGAACCACAAGGTAATCAGATTAACCTTGACAgagaaacacgcacaaaatgctggaagaactcagcaggccaggcagcatctatggtaaaaaagcacagtcaatgatccttcagcaggactgaagaaaaaaagatgaggtgtaGAGTTAaagggtgggggtaggggagagagaaatgcaaggtgataggtgaaactaagagagggaaggatgaaataaagaactgggaagttaattggtgaaagagatacaggtttggagaagggggagtctgataggagagaacagaaggccgtgaaagaaagcaaaagagggaggcgatgggcaggcaaggagataaggtgagagagggaaaagaggatggggaatggtgaaggaggagcattaccagaagttggaggctacccagatggattataaggtattgttcctccaacctaagtgtggcctcattgcgacaatagagaaggccatggattgacatatcggaatggcaagtggaattaagatggatggccactgggagatcctgcttctggcgggctcagcgaaacggtctctccTTCTACGTTGGTATCGTCGATGAGTTGTTTTCCTTGTAGAGAACAatttagaacaggggtccccaaccttttttgcaccgcggaccggtttaatattgacaatattcttgcggactggctgaccggggtggggggaggttggtGTTCaattagggttaaactcacctcaacatgtcttttacagttagggttgccaactttctcactcccaaataagggacaaaagtagcagtcaaatcccgggacactttaccccaggaaagactaccatgaccatgaagccttgtgtgggcacctatgggcgcatgcgtgacgtgcacatgtaATGTGCGTATGcgcgtacatgccgatttttttcctccacgaatt
It includes:
- the znf652 gene encoding LOW QUALITY PROTEIN: zinc finger protein 652 (The sequence of the model RefSeq protein was modified relative to this genomic sequence to represent the inferred CDS: inserted 2 bases in 2 codons) → MDKXEQHMFEPHLCDDNINIKQKQSFISNKIALTAFSWFFXIIFTQIKWLQQFELITVILTSAAFRQILCFICTSRLNVNACDKQEVVTLVRDLQMNNVVSSCKNLIDSSPFVAGMAQEGSQIPPQIYSNADRELDLSTKICPGEGNKPYLVKAENTMAKRYLKTREQTFYEDGKGITGMGGDANDSDSDDQGSYNQEQIIVELNLNNQTLHVSKGTEGVASHSEKSAMVDSSDAENEGGDDDEDDVDVEDGGHDEEVEDIKQGKPKEITRLKAIKTTFLRESTKIQLPEQRKKKNKVSGPPTQKEKQIEEKQNLTCEKCPRVFNNRWYLEKHMTVTHSRMQICDKCGKKFVLESELVLHQQTECEKNIQCVSCGKCFKKLWSLHEHIKVVHGFAEKKFSCEICEKKFYTMAHVRKHMVAHTKDMPFTCETCGKSFKRSMSLKVHSLQHSGEKPFKCENCDERFQYKYQLRSHMSIHIGHKQFMCQWCGKDFNMKQYFDEHMKTHTGEKPFICEICGKSFTSRPNMKRHRRTHTGEKPYPCDVCGQRFRFSNMLKAHKEKCFRVTSPINFPTNAIIASVAITTTSSPPPVTISSLSSLPLRPMPHPLSHLHLHHHTHLPTIAHLPPPPALFSAEAVNHRCQSESTFLHHISEKNTATGGSHHH